The Streptomyces sp. NBC_00510 genomic interval CCCAGCTGCGTGACTTCCTCGTGGTGAACCTCCGCCACCACCACGAGACCGAGGACGAGGACCTGTGGCCGCGGATCCTGACGACGGCACCGGCGGCCGCGGAGGCGCTCAAGGAGCTGAGCGCTGAACACGAGGCCCTGGACGAGGGCCTCGACCGGCTCGCCGCCGTCGAGTTGGGCGACGGCGAGGGCGACGGGGCCCGGGCCACGCTCCGCGAGGCGGCCGTCGCCGTACGCGACACGGTGCACAGCCACCTGGCCCACGAAGAGCCCGTCCTCTTCCCCGCACTGAGGGAGCACATCACCCCCGAGTACTGGGCCGACTTCTCACAGCGGGTGATCGCCACCACGCCGCCCGTCGCCGGACACCTCATGATCGGCTTCCTCGACGAGGTGGGATCCGCCGAGGAGGTCGCACTCATGCTCGCCGCCCTCCCGGAGCCGGTGCGGCCGCTCGTGCCCGTGCTGCGCCAGCAGGCGGCGGACGACCTCCGGAGCCTGCGCGGCGTCGAGGCCTGACCCGGGCACGAGGGGCGGGGCGCCCAGGCCGGCGGACGGACGCCGGGCGGCCCCGCCCCGAGGGCGGATTCGGCAAGCGGGAGCGGGGCCGCATTTCCAGGGTGCGCCCCGGAGCGGCCGGGGACACTTCGGGGCGCACGGACACCGGCGAACCGCCCGGGAGCGAGTCGCCGGGCCCGGGCCGCGCGAAGCAATAGACGAAGGTATGGGTGCCGCCGCCGGTCGCGACTTTCGTCACCCGTGGAACGCAGACTTTCTGCCGAAGTCCGGCGCCCGGCCCGCGCCATAACTTCGTTTCCATGAACCGAACTTCGCGTACGGATACCGTCCCCCTGGCCCAGCGCCCCGCACTGCTCGCCGCCGGCCTGCTCGGTGCGGCGCTCCTCCTGCTGGGCGGTGTGCCACTGGCCGGTCGGCTGCTCGCCCATCTGACGTTGTGGGGCGCCGCCCTGACCGTCCCCGGACT includes:
- a CDS encoding hemerythrin domain-containing protein codes for the protein MNHSSQEPMAVIETRLAHEVHRVATTLLAEAAIRPSAPLGTLAQLRDFLVVNLRHHHETEDEDLWPRILTTAPAAAEALKELSAEHEALDEGLDRLAAVELGDGEGDGARATLREAAVAVRDTVHSHLAHEEPVLFPALREHITPEYWADFSQRVIATTPPVAGHLMIGFLDEVGSAEEVALMLAALPEPVRPLVPVLRQQAADDLRSLRGVEA